Within the Saccharopolyspora gloriosae genome, the region GGCGAAGCCGTGTCTTGCGGCGAAGCCGTGCTCTGCGGCCGGAGGCCGTGCTTGGCGGCGTAGCCGTACTTGGATGCGCGAAGCGCATAGCCCACGTCCGAGAAGCCGGTCACCGGCGGGTTCTCAGTTGGTCTCTCGCGAGGACGGCCTTTTCCCTCGTGGCGGAGCCACTCGGGAAAAGGATCCCGCAGCGAGAGACCAACTGAGGTTCCGCCGACCCGCCACGCAACTCATTGCCGATAAGCCCCTGCATTACCCTGGTAGAGCGATGACTTATCTCGACCATGCCGCCACTACGCCCATGCGGGCGGAAGCGGTCACGGCGATGAGCGAGGCGTTGGCCCGGCTGGGCAACGCCTCATCCCTGCACACCTCGGGCCGCCGCGCGCGCCGCGCCGTCGAGGAATCCCGCGAGAGCATCGCCACCGCCCTCGGCGCCCGCCCCTCCGAGGTGCTGTTCACCGGCGGCGGCACCGAAAGCGACAACCTCGCGGTCAAGGGCATCTTCTGGGCACGCCGGGGCAAAGAACCCGAGCGCAGGAGGGTGCTGGCCTCGGCGGTCGAACACCACGCGGTGCTGGACACCGTGGAGTGGCTCGCCGCCCACGAGGGCGCCGACGTCACCTGGCTGCCCGTCGACGAGCACGGCCGGGTCCGCCCGGAAGTCCTGGAGGACGCGCTGCGCGCGAACCCCGACGACGTCGCGCTCGCCACTGTGATGTGGGCGAACAACGAGGTCGGCACGGTCAACCCGATCCCGGAGCTCGCCGCCGTGGCCGACCGCTACGGGGTGCCGTTGCACACCGACGCGGTGCAGGCGGTGGAGACCGTGCCGGTGGACTTCGCCGCTTCCGGAGCCGCCGCGCTGACCATGACCGGGCACAAGGTCGGCGGCCCCTACGGTGCCGGTGTGCTGCTGCTGGCGCGCGACGTCGAGTGCACCCCGGTGCTGCACGGCGGTGGCCAGGAGCGCGAGGTGCGTTCCGGCACGCTCGACGTGCCCGGTGTGCTCGGGCTGGCCAGCGCGACCCGCGAGGCGGTCGAGCAGCGGGCCGAGCACGTGCCCGAGCTGGCGGCGCTGCGCGACGAACTCATCAACGGGGTCCGCGCGGCGGTGCCCGACGTGATCCTCAACGGCGATCCGATGCTGGAGATCACCGGCGATTCCCCGGCGCGGCTGCCCGGCAACGCCCATTTCACCTTCCCCGGCTGCGAAGGCGACAGCCTGCTGATGCTGCTCGACGCGCACGGCATCGAATGCTCCACCGGCTCCGCCTGCACCGCGGGCGTCGCCGAACCCAGCCACGTGCTGCTGGCGATGGGGCCGAGCCGCAAGCGGCGCGCAGCTCCCTGCGATTCTCCTTGGGACACAACTCCACCGGCGCCGACGTGCGGGCGCTGACCGAGGCCATCGGGCCGGTGGTGGAACGAGCGCGCAACGCCGGGCTGACCGGGTTGCGCAGGGCGGCGGCCGCTTCGACCGCCACGACGGAGGTGTGAGGCAGTGCGAGTACTGGCTGCGATGAGCGGCGGCGTCGACTCCGCGGTCGCCGCCGCCCGCGCGGTGGAAGCCGGGCACGACGTGACCGGCGTGCACCTGGCGCTGTCTGCGAAACCGGGCACGCTGCGCACCGGCGCCCGCGGTTGCTGCACCGTCGAGGACTCCCGCGACGCGCGCCGCGCCGCCGACATCCTCGGAATCCCGTTCTACGTGTGGGATTTCGCGGAGCGGTTCACCGAAGAGGTCATCGAGACGTTCGTCGGCGAGTACGCCGCCGGGCGCACCCCGAACCCCTGCCTCACCTGCAACGAGAAGATCAAGTTCGAGGCGTTGCTGGAGAAGGCGATGGCGCTCGGGTTCGACGCCGTCTGCACCGGCCACTACGCGCGGCTCGTCGTCCTGGACGGTGTGCCGGAGCTGCGCCGCAGCCGCGACGAGGGCAAGGACCAGTCCTACGTACTGGCCTCGTTGACGGCCGAGCAGCTGCGGCATTCGATGTTCCCGCTGGGCGATTCGCTCAAGTCCGAGGTGCGCGCCGAAGCCGAACGCCGCGACCTGGCCGTCGCGCAGAAGCCGGACAGCCACGACATCTGCTTCATCCCCGATGGCGACACCCGCTCCTTCCTGGAGTCCAAGCTCGGGCAGAGCCCCGGGCAGCTCGTGGACGCCGAGACGGGCGCCGTGCTCGGCGAGCACACGGGCGTGCACGGGTTCACCGTCGGGCAGCGCAAGGGCCTCGGCATCGACGCGCCCGCGCCGGACGGGAAACCGCGCTACGTGCTGTCGCTGGAGCCCGTGTCGGGCACCGTGAAGGTCGGTTCCGCCGATCACCTCGGGGTGATGGGGATCGACGCGAAGCGGCCGATCTGGCCGTCCGAGCGGGAACTGGACGGCTCCACCGAGTGCGTCGTGCAGGTGCGGGCGCACGGCGGCACCGCCGGAGCGGTCGCCGAGGTCGCCGACGGCGGCCTGCGCGTCCAGCTCAGCGAGCCGCTGCGCGGCGTCGCACCGGGGCAGGCGATCGTGCTGTACCGCCCGGAACCGGAAGGTGACCTGGTCCTGGGCAGCGGGCTCATCTCCGCGACCCGTTGAGGGGCCTGTCTTCGGTCCGCGGGTAGCGGAACCTCGGCTGCTTCCTGGTCGGGGTAGCGATTTTCGCGCGCGACATTGCCGTCCTCGTGAGGAGGCAGCCGAGAACCCGTCCTTGTGCGCGGGTGGTCGCCGCCCAGCGGCTTCGCCGCTGACAAGACACGGGATCAGGGGTCGATTCTCGGGATTTCCGCCCGCTCGTCAGCGGGTGCGCAGGACCGCTTCCAACTCGTCGAGGGCGCCGAGGGCCTGGCTGTAACCGAACACGTACAGGTTCTTGAACGGGACCCCGCCGGATTCGCGCATGGCGGGCAGGTTCTGGAACGCGCCCTGATCGAGCAGCGCCCGCATCGCCTGGTCCACCTGCCCGTCCGGGTTGACCTGGTAGAACAGCACGCTCGTGTCGTTGAGCACGCCGAGCTGCTCGTAGGACTGCTCCACGGCGCTGCCGGTGCGCCCTTCGGCGGCGGAACCGAAGCGGCACCCGGCCTCGGCGAGCACCACGCCGCTCCACGAGTCCGGCAGGCACAGGTTCCAGCTGCCGGACTTGAAGGAGGCCACCAGGTTGAACCGGGTGCGTTCCAGCGCGGCGGCGTAGGTCCGGCGGATCTCCGCGGCGCGCTGCAGGTAGCGGTCCCGGAGCCGGTTCATCGGCTCGGGCCGGTTGACGATGTCCGCGGCCTGCAACGCCATCTCCTGCCACTCACCCGAAACGCGGGAGGTCAGGATCACCGTCGGGGCGATGCCGGTGAGCTGTTCGTAGGTGCTGCCGCCGCTGAGCGTGAACGCGCTGTTGCCGATGATCAGATCGGGGCGCACGGAGAGCACCCGTTCGAACTCGGGCTGGTAGCCGCCGACCCGCGGCAGCGCGCGGTAGGTGTCGATGTGCTCCGCGGGCATCCAGTCGTCGAGGTCGTCGACGGTCGCCGCCGGGCGGATGCCCACGTCGAGCAGCGCGATCGTCGCGTACTGGTCGAGGCACACGACGCGCTGGGGGTCCGCGGGGATGTCGACCGGACCCTGGTGGGTCTCGACGCGGCGAGTCGGCCCCTCGGGCTTGGCCCCGCCTGCTCCGCCTCCGGCGCACCCCGCGACGCCCAGCGCCGCGAACGCCGTCGCGGCTTGCAACAGGCCCCGGCGGGAGAGTGCGGATGTCCCGGACAGCGGCATGGGAGTACTCCTTCGCAGAACCGGCGGCGCCCGAGCGGGTGACACCGAAAGGCGGTAAGC harbors:
- a CDS encoding ABC transporter substrate-binding protein → MPLSGTSALSRRGLLQAATAFAALGVAGCAGGGAGGAKPEGPTRRVETHQGPVDIPADPQRVVCLDQYATIALLDVGIRPAATVDDLDDWMPAEHIDTYRALPRVGGYQPEFERVLSVRPDLIIGNSAFTLSGGSTYEQLTGIAPTVILTSRVSGEWQEMALQAADIVNRPEPMNRLRDRYLQRAAEIRRTYAAALERTRFNLVASFKSGSWNLCLPDSWSGVVLAEAGCRFGSAAEGRTGSAVEQSYEQLGVLNDTSVLFYQVNPDGQVDQAMRALLDQGAFQNLPAMRESGGVPFKNLYVFGYSQALGALDELEAVLRTR
- the mnmA gene encoding tRNA 2-thiouridine(34) synthase MnmA, with the protein product MRVLAAMSGGVDSAVAAARAVEAGHDVTGVHLALSAKPGTLRTGARGCCTVEDSRDARRAADILGIPFYVWDFAERFTEEVIETFVGEYAAGRTPNPCLTCNEKIKFEALLEKAMALGFDAVCTGHYARLVVLDGVPELRRSRDEGKDQSYVLASLTAEQLRHSMFPLGDSLKSEVRAEAERRDLAVAQKPDSHDICFIPDGDTRSFLESKLGQSPGQLVDAETGAVLGEHTGVHGFTVGQRKGLGIDAPAPDGKPRYVLSLEPVSGTVKVGSADHLGVMGIDAKRPIWPSERELDGSTECVVQVRAHGGTAGAVAEVADGGLRVQLSEPLRGVAPGQAIVLYRPEPEGDLVLGSGLISATR